Proteins encoded in a region of the Chitinispirillum alkaliphilum genome:
- a CDS encoding Segregation and condensation protein A, whose product MKKEEYQVHLELFEGPLDLLLYLVNRAEVAITDIKVSLIASQYLEYLDLMREVNIDLASEYLHMAAILIRLKSRELLPDQANDEDLGQEDGIFNRQQLIEQLLEYKKYKEAAGTLKVFESEQFGAYSRGKAEEIEVKAEAQEVNLGSVSVFDLLSAFKEILSRPEKKDTSHIVLKEDIKVDDRIEHVLTILSDYEEVRFEDMFQNGPKSKFAMVVTFMAILELVKMRQIQFRQEEGFGTIFVTRCENREQEKTSDSE is encoded by the coding sequence ATGAAAAAAGAGGAATACCAGGTACATCTGGAACTTTTTGAGGGTCCGCTCGATCTGCTCCTATACCTTGTAAACAGAGCAGAGGTGGCCATTACAGATATAAAGGTTTCACTTATTGCCTCTCAGTATCTTGAGTATCTGGATCTGATGAGGGAGGTGAACATTGATCTGGCCAGTGAGTATCTTCACATGGCTGCAATACTGATACGGCTTAAGTCAAGGGAGCTGCTGCCCGATCAGGCAAATGATGAGGATCTGGGGCAGGAGGATGGGATCTTTAACCGTCAGCAGCTCATCGAACAGCTCCTTGAGTATAAAAAGTACAAGGAAGCCGCCGGTACGCTTAAGGTGTTTGAATCGGAGCAGTTTGGCGCCTACAGCAGGGGTAAGGCTGAGGAGATTGAGGTAAAGGCAGAAGCACAGGAGGTAAATCTTGGCTCTGTCAGTGTTTTTGACCTCCTCTCGGCATTCAAGGAGATACTCTCACGTCCCGAGAAAAAGGACACAAGTCATATCGTTTTGAAAGAGGACATAAAGGTCGATGACAGAATCGAGCATGTGCTCACCATACTCTCAGACTACGAAGAGGTCAGGTTTGAGGATATGTTTCAAAACGGGCCCAAAAGCAAATTCGCCATGGTGGTTACTTTTATGGCTATTCTCGAACTCGTGAAGATGAGGCAGATTCAGTTCAGGCAGGAAGAGGGGTTTGGAACCATATTTGTTACCAGATGTGAAAACAGGGAGCAGGAGAAGACAAGTGACTCAGAGTGA
- a CDS encoding DNA mismatch repair protein MutS, translating to MSSASSTSKKKGGASQLTPMMRQYTEIKSRNPGTVLLYRMGDFYELFFEDAKIASEVLGLTLTSRNHGGADSTPLAGFPYHALERYANKLVRAGYKIAVCEQTEDPKTAKGVVKRDVVEVITAGTATENNYIEERANNFIMALCCSEALTGIAICDLSTGFFQVEEVKPSELEHELVRIDPSEVVLSDLPQLEIPPFLEQSYRKTVISRYCDWKFSFQNASEEICSHFNIASVQAMGLEGYKEGVCAAGALLQYLKEQKKNGLSHISSIVPRSLDQFAELDPSTIRNLELLKPLQTDDNDTTLITVLDRTGTSMGARLLRNWITHPLKDIEKINRRLDCVEWLRKDIFVRGEIELKLKRVADIERLISRVIFQRANARDLNSLKSSFDTFPSIIKTLNESSLNEMKNICSSLRGFEQLSSRIESTLVENPPLSVKEGGIIKRGVSSHLDEIRDASVNGKQWIASLQETERKRTGISSLKVGFNKVFGYYIEVSRANIDSVPENYIRKQTLVNGERFITPELKEMESKVLGAQEQISSIEHEVFVSLREQVAQKCESIQRAAEAISTLDVYTSLARIAADYAYTRPKVTSGRDFIIKDGRHPVVERMTAGEQFVPNDTEILSGESQILLITGPNMAGKSTYLRQNALIAIMAQMGSFVPAASAQIGVVDKFFTRVGASDRLARGQSTFLVEMIEVANILNNTTHNSLILLDEVGRGTSTFDGISIAWAVAEYLHETDSRQGRTLFATHYHELTEMSLLYSRIKNLHIKVKEWNEQIIFLRKIGEGSCDHSYGIQVARLAGVPGDVIVRAREILTNLENMELTPDHKPVLARKADDSKRGGKDQTDLFTGVQLNCIDSHRAEIITSIQTLDINGLTPLDALNILSELHKKACS from the coding sequence ATGAGTAGCGCGAGCAGCACATCCAAAAAAAAGGGCGGAGCAAGCCAGCTCACACCCATGATGCGCCAGTACACCGAAATCAAAAGTAGAAACCCCGGTACCGTTCTTCTATACCGCATGGGAGATTTCTACGAACTCTTTTTCGAAGATGCAAAAATTGCCTCCGAAGTTCTGGGACTCACTCTTACCAGCAGAAATCATGGTGGGGCAGACAGCACACCACTTGCAGGGTTTCCTTACCATGCCCTCGAAAGGTACGCAAACAAACTGGTCAGGGCGGGGTATAAAATAGCTGTCTGTGAGCAGACCGAAGATCCAAAAACCGCAAAAGGGGTAGTGAAAAGGGATGTGGTGGAAGTAATCACCGCAGGAACCGCAACCGAAAACAATTATATTGAGGAGAGGGCGAATAATTTTATCATGGCTCTTTGCTGCTCTGAGGCTCTCACGGGAATAGCTATCTGTGATCTCTCCACCGGCTTTTTTCAGGTTGAGGAGGTAAAACCCTCTGAGCTTGAACATGAACTGGTAAGGATAGATCCAAGCGAGGTTGTCCTGTCAGATCTGCCCCAGCTTGAGATACCCCCGTTTCTCGAGCAAAGCTATAGAAAAACTGTGATTTCCCGCTACTGCGACTGGAAATTCTCTTTCCAGAATGCCTCTGAGGAGATTTGTTCCCATTTCAATATCGCCTCGGTTCAGGCAATGGGGCTAGAGGGCTACAAGGAGGGGGTGTGTGCAGCCGGTGCCCTGCTTCAGTACTTAAAGGAGCAGAAAAAAAACGGGCTAAGCCATATCTCTTCGATTGTTCCCCGTTCACTCGATCAGTTCGCTGAGCTTGACCCCTCGACTATCAGAAATCTTGAACTGCTAAAGCCCCTTCAGACCGATGACAACGATACGACCCTCATAACCGTGCTCGACAGAACGGGTACATCCATGGGGGCAAGGCTTCTGAGAAACTGGATAACCCACCCGCTTAAGGATATAGAGAAGATAAACAGAAGACTCGACTGTGTTGAATGGCTCAGGAAAGATATCTTCGTAAGGGGTGAAATCGAACTTAAGTTAAAACGGGTCGCCGATATCGAGCGCCTCATAAGCAGGGTGATTTTCCAAAGGGCAAATGCCCGGGATCTCAACTCCCTCAAGAGCTCTTTTGACACCTTCCCCTCGATAATCAAAACCCTCAATGAATCTTCCCTCAATGAGATGAAAAACATCTGTTCATCGCTGCGGGGATTTGAGCAGTTATCCTCCCGGATCGAATCCACACTGGTGGAAAACCCGCCTCTCTCCGTTAAGGAGGGGGGGATAATTAAAAGAGGTGTTTCCTCCCATCTCGATGAGATCAGGGATGCCTCTGTTAATGGCAAGCAGTGGATCGCATCACTTCAGGAAACAGAGCGTAAAAGAACCGGAATCTCTTCGCTTAAAGTGGGATTTAACAAGGTGTTTGGCTATTACATAGAGGTCTCCAGGGCAAACATAGATTCGGTGCCTGAAAACTACATCCGCAAGCAGACTCTGGTAAACGGTGAAAGGTTTATCACCCCTGAACTCAAGGAGATGGAGTCGAAGGTTCTGGGAGCTCAGGAGCAGATAAGCTCCATAGAACATGAGGTGTTCGTTTCGCTTCGAGAGCAGGTGGCTCAGAAATGTGAGTCGATTCAGCGGGCCGCAGAGGCGATCTCTACACTCGATGTGTACACTTCTCTTGCAAGAATCGCCGCAGATTATGCCTACACCAGACCAAAAGTTACTTCAGGACGTGATTTTATCATTAAAGATGGGCGCCATCCGGTTGTGGAACGAATGACAGCCGGGGAGCAGTTTGTACCAAACGACACCGAAATACTATCAGGAGAATCACAGATTCTTCTTATTACGGGGCCAAATATGGCGGGAAAATCAACCTATCTGAGGCAAAATGCTCTTATCGCCATTATGGCGCAGATGGGCTCCTTTGTGCCTGCTGCATCTGCCCAAATCGGGGTGGTGGATAAATTTTTCACCCGGGTAGGCGCTTCAGACCGGCTTGCAAGGGGTCAGAGTACCTTTCTTGTAGAGATGATAGAGGTTGCAAACATTCTGAACAACACAACTCACAACAGCCTCATTCTTCTGGATGAAGTGGGAAGGGGAACATCCACCTTCGATGGAATCAGTATCGCATGGGCGGTTGCGGAATATCTCCATGAAACAGACTCCAGGCAGGGAAGAACCCTCTTTGCAACACACTACCATGAGCTTACAGAGATGTCCCTTCTCTACAGCAGAATTAAAAATCTCCATATCAAGGTTAAGGAGTGGAACGAGCAGATTATTTTTCTCAGAAAAATTGGTGAGGGCTCCTGTGACCACTCCTATGGAATTCAGGTCGCAAGACTGGCCGGGGTTCCGGGGGATGTGATTGTAAGGGCAAGGGAGATTCTTACCAATCTGGAAAATATGGAACTTACACCCGATCATAAACCGGTACTGGCAAGAAAAGCCGATGATTCAAAAAGGGGCGGGAAAGATCAAACCGATCTGTTCACCGGGGTTCAGCTTAACTGTATCGACAGTCACAGGGCTGAAATAATTACTTCAATACAAACCCTTGATATTAACGGCCTTACACCGCTTGATGCTCTCAACATTCTTTCGGAGCTTCATAAGAAAGCATGCTCTTAA
- a CDS encoding Endoribonuclease L-PSP, which translates to MIPRSLYTQQAPEPIGPYSQAMECGDLIFISGQIPIDPKSGEIVGRTTPEQTLQVMNNLKAILSGVSLGVEALVKTTVFLKRMEDFPLFNQVYLQELHKAAPARSVVEVSSLPKGVLVEIEAIASR; encoded by the coding sequence ATGATCCCCCGTTCCCTTTATACCCAGCAGGCACCAGAGCCGATCGGTCCTTACAGTCAGGCTATGGAGTGCGGAGATCTGATTTTTATATCAGGACAAATCCCTATCGACCCCAAGAGCGGGGAAATCGTGGGCCGCACAACACCGGAGCAGACCCTTCAGGTAATGAACAATCTAAAGGCCATACTATCTGGTGTCAGCCTTGGGGTTGAGGCATTGGTTAAAACCACGGTCTTTCTTAAACGCATGGAAGATTTTCCCCTTTTTAATCAGGTATACCTTCAGGAGCTTCATAAGGCCGCTCCGGCCAGAAGTGTCGTGGAAGTATCCTCTCTTCCCAAAGGAGTACTGGTGGAGATAGAGGCGATTGCGAGCAGATGA
- a CDS encoding Segregation and condensation protein B codes for MTQSDTRTKNSSQKQQPSADKEPKNENSAEDYRILEALLFASDEILSPAKLKSIIPGEPDLRKLRKMVEKINVQLQKERHPFEIVEVAGGFQFRTIAYYHPWIRQIFKEKAAKKLSMQALECLAIIAYRQPLSKAEIEAIRGVVSDGAMKTLLERRLITISGRSDKPGRPLLYSTTQEFLHHFGLNKISDLPKIEEFEALAKEKMEELSIDQLEEGEEDQTDTEQEGHSEEKSSQTASEPQEEQK; via the coding sequence GTGACTCAGAGTGATACCAGGACAAAAAACAGTTCGCAAAAACAGCAGCCATCTGCAGACAAAGAGCCGAAAAACGAAAATTCAGCCGAGGATTACAGAATTCTTGAAGCGCTGCTGTTTGCCTCCGATGAAATCCTCTCACCGGCCAAGCTAAAATCGATTATTCCCGGTGAACCCGATCTGAGAAAACTCAGAAAAATGGTGGAAAAAATCAATGTCCAGCTCCAGAAAGAGCGCCATCCCTTCGAGATAGTGGAGGTGGCAGGGGGGTTTCAGTTCCGCACCATCGCCTACTATCATCCATGGATAAGGCAGATCTTTAAAGAGAAGGCTGCCAAAAAGCTCTCTATGCAGGCTCTTGAGTGTCTTGCAATTATCGCCTACAGGCAGCCTCTGAGCAAGGCGGAAATCGAGGCCATAAGGGGAGTTGTCTCCGACGGAGCCATGAAAACTCTTCTTGAGAGAAGGCTTATCACAATATCGGGCAGAAGTGATAAACCGGGAAGGCCCCTTCTTTACAGCACCACTCAGGAGTTTCTTCACCATTTCGGATTGAACAAAATCTCCGATCTGCCCAAAATTGAGGAGTTTGAAGCTCTGGCCAAGGAGAAAATGGAAGAGCTTTCTATCGACCAGCTCGAAGAGGGTGAAGAGGACCAAACCGATACAGAGCAAGAGGGGCACTCAGAGGAAAAAAGCTCTCAAACCGCCTCAGAGCCACAGGAGGAACAAAAATGA
- a CDS encoding Glucosamine--fructose-6-phosphate aminotransferase: protein MCGIVGYIGNQNAFPILIEGLSALEYRGYDSAGIAMAGQNCLNIQKDRGKVEHLREITSSLPLSGFSGIAHTRWATHGVPSFENAHPHTDCNKKIALVHNGIIENYSFLKQKMCKEGIGFASQTDSEVLAQLIGKYYGGNLKEAVRRALSEVEGTFGIAVVAYDNPGVIVGARRGSPLVVGIGDEEFFLASDASAIVRHTKKVIYLKDNNIIELKQGEYNTSTLDNRKVSPKIHNLEWDASDLAKGGFDHFMLKEIFEQPDTVRNALRGRLLLQEGTARLDGLNLVLQELRKINRIIFVACGTSWHAALVGEYMIEDFAGIPVEVEYASEFRYRNPIIDPHTLIFAISQSGETADTLAAMREASHKGATVLGICNTVGSTIARESHGGVYLHAGPEIGVASTKAFTSQLSVLSLLTLLLGRMRRISHSEGTLIAKALDSIPKQIRKILKQNEAIKDIAQTYHRHSNFIYLGRSYNFPTALEGALKLKEISYIHAEGYPAAEMKHGPIALIDQDMPCVVLALKDSVYDKTISNIQEINARGGKIIAIANEGDKEIEMFSHHVIYIPKTIPMLSPLLSVIPLQLLAYYIAAMRNCEIDQPRNLAKSVTVE, encoded by the coding sequence ATGTGTGGAATAGTTGGCTATATAGGAAATCAAAATGCTTTTCCCATTCTCATAGAGGGGCTAAGTGCTCTGGAGTACAGGGGTTATGACAGTGCGGGAATTGCAATGGCAGGTCAGAACTGCCTCAACATACAGAAAGACAGGGGTAAGGTGGAGCACTTAAGGGAAATCACCAGTTCACTTCCCCTGAGCGGCTTTTCCGGTATCGCTCACACAAGGTGGGCAACGCATGGTGTGCCTTCATTTGAAAACGCTCACCCCCACACAGACTGCAACAAAAAAATAGCCCTCGTTCATAACGGCATAATAGAGAACTACTCTTTTCTGAAACAGAAAATGTGTAAAGAGGGGATCGGTTTTGCTTCACAAACCGACTCTGAGGTTCTGGCTCAGCTGATCGGCAAGTACTACGGCGGCAATCTCAAAGAGGCGGTTCGAAGAGCACTTTCTGAGGTAGAGGGGACTTTCGGGATAGCGGTTGTGGCCTACGACAATCCGGGTGTGATAGTTGGTGCAAGAAGGGGCTCACCTCTTGTGGTGGGGATAGGGGATGAGGAGTTTTTCCTTGCCAGTGATGCTTCCGCCATTGTGCGTCACACCAAAAAGGTAATCTATCTTAAGGACAACAACATTATCGAGCTTAAACAGGGAGAGTATAACACAAGCACTCTCGATAACCGCAAGGTAAGCCCCAAAATTCACAACCTCGAGTGGGACGCCTCCGATCTGGCTAAGGGGGGGTTCGATCATTTCATGCTCAAGGAGATTTTCGAACAGCCCGATACTGTCAGAAATGCTCTCCGTGGAAGACTTCTGCTCCAGGAGGGCACTGCCCGGCTCGATGGGCTCAACCTGGTTCTTCAGGAGCTTAGGAAAATAAACAGAATCATTTTCGTGGCATGCGGAACGAGCTGGCACGCGGCTTTGGTGGGGGAGTATATGATAGAGGACTTCGCAGGTATCCCCGTAGAAGTCGAGTATGCGTCAGAGTTTCGTTACCGAAACCCGATAATCGACCCCCACACCCTGATTTTCGCCATAAGTCAGTCGGGTGAAACCGCAGATACACTGGCCGCCATGAGAGAGGCTTCCCACAAGGGAGCAACGGTTCTGGGGATCTGTAACACGGTTGGTTCGACTATCGCGCGGGAATCTCATGGTGGTGTTTACCTTCATGCCGGTCCGGAAATAGGTGTGGCTTCCACAAAAGCTTTCACCTCTCAGCTCTCTGTCCTTAGCCTGCTCACACTTCTTCTGGGCAGAATGAGAAGAATCTCTCACTCCGAGGGAACTCTCATTGCAAAAGCGCTCGACTCTATCCCAAAGCAGATAAGGAAAATACTGAAACAAAACGAGGCGATAAAAGATATCGCTCAAACCTACCACAGACATTCAAACTTTATCTACCTGGGACGCTCCTACAATTTTCCTACTGCGCTTGAGGGGGCGCTCAAGCTAAAAGAGATCTCCTATATCCATGCCGAAGGGTACCCTGCGGCAGAGATGAAACATGGCCCCATCGCACTAATCGATCAGGACATGCCCTGCGTCGTTTTGGCTCTCAAAGACAGCGTGTACGATAAAACAATCTCAAACATCCAGGAAATAAACGCCAGGGGCGGAAAAATAATCGCCATTGCAAACGAGGGAGACAAGGAGATCGAAATGTTCTCCCATCACGTAATCTATATTCCAAAAACTATTCCCATGCTCAGCCCCCTGCTATCGGTTATCCCTCTTCAGCTTCTTGCCTATTATATAGCGGCTATGAGAAACTGTGAGATAGATCAGCCCAGAAATCTGGCAAAAAGTGTCACCGTCGAATAA